A genome region from Streptomyces sp. S4.7 includes the following:
- the trpB gene encoding tryptophan synthase subunit beta produces MTSEFFIPDPTGLSPNAEGYFGAYGGKFIPEALVAAVDEVAVEYEKAKGDPAFAAELNDLLVNYTGRPSALTEVPRFAEEAGGATVYLKREDLNHTGSHKINNVLGQALLTKRMGKTRVIAETGAGQHGVATATACALFGLECTIYMGEIDTERQALNVARMRMLGAEVVPVRSGSRTLKDAINEAFRDWVANVDRTHYLFGTVAGPHPFPAMVRDFHRVIGVEARRQLLERTGRLPDAAVACVGGGSNAIGLFHAFLADEAVRLVGCEPAGHGIGTGEHAATLSAGEPGILHGSRSYVLQDDEGQITEPYSISAGLDYPGIGPEHAYLKDSGRAEYRAVTDDDAMKALLLLSRTEGIIPAIESAHALAGALEVGRELGRDGLIVVNLSGRGDKDMDTAARYFGLYDGESAK; encoded by the coding sequence GTGACTTCCGAGTTCTTCATCCCCGATCCCACGGGCCTGAGCCCGAACGCCGAGGGCTACTTCGGCGCGTACGGCGGCAAGTTCATCCCCGAGGCGCTCGTCGCCGCCGTGGACGAGGTCGCCGTCGAGTACGAGAAGGCCAAGGGCGACCCCGCCTTCGCCGCGGAGCTGAACGACCTCCTGGTCAACTACACCGGCCGCCCCAGCGCGCTCACCGAGGTCCCGCGGTTCGCCGAGGAGGCCGGCGGCGCCACGGTGTACCTCAAGCGGGAGGACCTGAACCACACCGGGTCCCACAAGATCAACAACGTGCTCGGCCAGGCGCTGCTCACCAAGCGCATGGGCAAGACCCGCGTCATCGCCGAGACCGGAGCCGGACAGCACGGCGTCGCCACCGCGACCGCCTGCGCGCTGTTCGGACTCGAATGCACCATCTACATGGGCGAGATCGACACCGAGCGCCAGGCGCTCAACGTCGCCCGGATGCGGATGCTCGGCGCCGAGGTCGTACCGGTCAGGTCCGGCAGCCGCACCCTGAAGGACGCCATCAACGAGGCGTTCCGCGACTGGGTCGCCAATGTGGACCGTACGCACTACCTGTTCGGCACCGTCGCCGGACCGCACCCCTTCCCCGCGATGGTGCGCGACTTCCACCGCGTCATCGGCGTCGAGGCCAGGCGCCAGCTTCTGGAGAGGACGGGCCGGCTGCCCGACGCGGCCGTCGCCTGTGTAGGAGGCGGATCCAACGCGATCGGCCTCTTCCACGCGTTCCTCGCCGACGAGGCCGTACGGCTGGTGGGCTGCGAGCCCGCGGGCCACGGCATCGGGACCGGCGAGCACGCGGCGACTCTGAGCGCGGGCGAGCCGGGCATCCTGCACGGCTCACGGTCCTACGTCCTCCAGGACGACGAGGGCCAGATCACCGAGCCGTACTCGATCTCCGCCGGGCTCGACTACCCCGGCATCGGCCCCGAGCACGCGTACCTCAAGGACAGCGGCCGCGCTGAGTACCGGGCCGTGACCGACGACGACGCCATGAAGGCGCTGCTGCTGCTGTCCCGTACCGAGGGCATCATTCCGGCCATCGAGAGCGCGCACGCGCTCGCCGGGGCGCTGGAGGTCGGCCGCGAGCTGGGGAGGGACGGTCTGATCGTCGTCAACCTCTCCGGGCGCGGCGACAAGGACATGGACACCGCTGCCCGCTACTTCGGGCTGTACGACGGGGAGAGCGCCAAGTGA
- a CDS encoding tryptophan synthase subunit(beta), translated as MPVSASGRPAAVRAPHAPLARGCRPRGCRAPARRVHGRRVRYVIGDEPGQVNGMRWRRVAPRRGPSDSDHRATA; from the coding sequence ATGCCCGTATCCGCCTCCGGACGTCCCGCCGCCGTGCGCGCGCCCCACGCGCCGCTGGCGCGCGGGTGCCGGCCGCGTGGCTGCCGGGCCCCGGCCAGGCGTGTGCACGGGCGGCGGGTGCGGTACGTGATCGGTGACGAACCCGGCCAGGTCAACGGCATGCGATGGCGCCGGGTCGCGCCCCGGCGAGGCCCTTCCGACAGCGACCACCGCGCGACCGCGTAG
- the trpC gene encoding indole-3-glycerol phosphate synthase TrpC, with amino-acid sequence MSVLDEIIEGVRADLAERQARVGLDEIKERAARARPAKDGVAALRGEGVTVICEVKRSSPSKGALAAIADPAGLAADYEAGGASVISVLTEQRRFGGSLADLEAVRAKVDIAVLRKDFIVTAYQLWEARAYGADLVLLIVAALEQPALVSLIERAESIGLTPIVEVHDEDEVERAVEAGAKIIGVNARDLKTLKVDRGTFERLAPEIPDGIVKIAESGVRGPHDLIAYANAGADSVLVGESLVTGRDPKVAVADLVAAGAHPALRHGRG; translated from the coding sequence GTGAGTGTGCTCGACGAGATCATCGAAGGCGTACGCGCCGACCTCGCGGAGCGCCAGGCGCGCGTCGGCCTCGACGAGATCAAGGAGCGCGCGGCCAGGGCACGGCCGGCCAAGGATGGCGTCGCCGCACTGCGCGGCGAGGGCGTCACGGTGATCTGTGAGGTCAAGCGCTCCAGCCCCTCCAAGGGCGCGCTGGCCGCGATCGCCGACCCCGCGGGTCTGGCCGCCGACTACGAGGCGGGCGGGGCGTCCGTCATCTCCGTACTGACCGAGCAGCGCCGCTTCGGCGGCTCGCTGGCCGACCTCGAAGCCGTCCGCGCCAAGGTCGACATCGCCGTCCTGCGCAAGGACTTCATCGTCACGGCGTACCAGCTGTGGGAGGCGCGCGCCTACGGCGCCGACCTCGTCCTGCTGATCGTCGCCGCCCTGGAGCAGCCCGCGCTCGTCTCGCTCATCGAGCGCGCCGAGTCCATCGGACTCACCCCGATCGTCGAGGTGCACGACGAGGACGAGGTGGAGCGCGCGGTCGAGGCCGGAGCCAAGATCATCGGCGTCAACGCGCGCGACCTGAAGACGCTGAAGGTCGACCGCGGCACGTTCGAGCGGCTCGCCCCCGAGATCCCGGACGGGATCGTCAAGATCGCCGAGTCCGGTGTCCGCGGGCCGCACGACCTCATCGCGTACGCCAACGCGGGCGCCGACTCGGTTCTCGTCGGCGAGTCCCTGGTCACCGGGCGTGACCCGAAGGTGGCCGTGGCCGACCTCGTCGCGGCCGGCGCCCACCCCGCCCTGCGGCACGGACGGGGCTGA
- a CDS encoding DUF2752 domain-containing protein, with protein sequence MPAPAAPPPAPVPATRARRLLAPLGTLTGVVAAFTYVGLVDPNESGHYPVCPLLSMTGLYCPGCGGLRSAHAVAHGDLAAALGANALAVAGYAVFAVVWLVWLIHVARGTRLRVSVPPFLGWAVGAVILVFTVVRNVPFGSSFAP encoded by the coding sequence ATGCCTGCACCCGCCGCGCCGCCCCCGGCCCCCGTTCCGGCGACCCGCGCCCGGCGGCTCCTCGCGCCGCTCGGCACACTCACCGGCGTCGTGGCCGCCTTCACCTACGTCGGTCTGGTCGACCCCAACGAGAGCGGCCACTACCCCGTCTGCCCGCTGCTCAGCATGACCGGCCTCTACTGTCCCGGCTGCGGCGGCCTGCGCAGCGCCCATGCCGTCGCGCACGGTGACCTCGCCGCCGCCCTCGGCGCCAACGCGCTCGCGGTCGCCGGTTACGCGGTCTTCGCCGTGGTGTGGCTGGTGTGGCTGATTCACGTCGCTCGCGGAACACGGCTCCGTGTCTCGGTGCCACCCTTCCTGGGATGGGCCGTCGGAGCGGTGATCCTGGTCTTCACAGTGGTACGGAACGTGCCTTTCGGCTCGTCGTTCGCTCCGTGA
- a CDS encoding TIGR02234 family membrane protein, whose product MGRVTALPIPQPRAATPADATRRRAGRSLGIALLLGAAGAAVVLIASGQTWAEGSATVAGGTVSLDAGGRDVTGVPAALAVVGLAALVAVFAVRTAGRLLVSALLTLSGAGATVAALVGATDGAALDDEAARTTGDTAATVAALTHTAWPYVTAAGGVLILLAGLLALRYGSHWPTMSGRYERDGTPRAARVREPAAGRAKATGPATDPDRPEDIWKALDRGEDPTG is encoded by the coding sequence GTGGGTCGGGTGACTGCCCTACCCATTCCCCAGCCCCGCGCCGCGACCCCGGCCGACGCCACGAGAAGGCGCGCCGGCCGAAGTCTCGGCATCGCACTCCTCCTCGGCGCGGCCGGCGCCGCCGTTGTGCTGATCGCCTCCGGCCAGACCTGGGCCGAGGGCAGCGCCACCGTGGCGGGCGGCACCGTGTCGCTCGACGCGGGAGGCCGAGACGTCACCGGCGTCCCGGCCGCGCTCGCCGTCGTCGGCCTGGCCGCCCTCGTCGCCGTCTTCGCCGTCCGTACGGCGGGCCGGCTGCTCGTCTCCGCGCTGCTCACCCTCAGCGGCGCGGGCGCGACCGTCGCCGCGCTCGTCGGCGCGACCGACGGCGCCGCGCTCGACGACGAGGCCGCGCGTACGACCGGTGACACCGCAGCGACCGTCGCCGCCCTCACCCACACCGCCTGGCCGTACGTGACGGCGGCCGGCGGCGTACTGATCCTGCTCGCCGGGCTCCTCGCCCTGAGGTACGGATCACACTGGCCCACCATGTCGGGCCGCTACGAACGCGACGGCACCCCGCGCGCCGCCCGCGTCCGCGAACCGGCCGCCGGGCGCGCCAAGGCCACCGGGCCCGCCACGGACCCCGACCGGCCCGAGGACATCTGGAAGGCACTGGACCGGGGCGAGGACCCGACCGGCTAG